The genomic interval CCCAGCTGCCGTGCGCGTGGACGAAGGCCAGCAGGTCGGCCTGTACCTGCTGCGGCGCGCGCGGCACGGCGATCTGCCCCGGCTCCCACACGATGGTGTCCAGGTCCAGGTGCGCCAGATCGTGCTGGGCGGCCAGTGCTTTCGCCCGGTACGAGTTGCCCGAGCCCGAGTTGCCAATAATGAGTAAGCGCATATCGTCGTGTATGTGATTTCCGTCGGGTATTAATATTACTTGTTTCAGGGAGTGCTTGACCCTCACGCGGCGTGAGGCCCGAGCATGGTTGCACGCATGAAGAGGAGAGACCGATGCTGTTGAAAATTGGCGAACTGGCAAAACGCACCGGCCTGACGGTGCGCACGCTGCACCATTACGACGACATCAAACTGCTGTCCCCTTCGGCGCGTTCCGATGCCGGCTACCGGCTGTATAACGAGGCCGACCTCGCCCGGCTGCACCGCATCCTGGCATTGCGCGGCTTCGGCATGGCGCTGGCCGACATCGCGAGCTATCTCACCGGAACCGACCTGCCGCTGGCTGCCATCGTCGATCGCCAGATCGCCGTATTGAGCAGCCAGATCGACGGCGCCAGCCGCCTGCGTATGCGTTTGCAACGCCTGCGAGGGCAGCTCGCCGACCGGCAGGAACCGGATCCGGCCGACTGGTTGACAACCCTGGAGCAGATGACGATGTACGACAACTATTTTACGAAGGACGAACTGGAGCAATTGCCGCTGTATCAGCGGCTCGATGAGGTCGAGGGCGAATGGAAGGCGCTCGTGGCCGAGGTGCGCGGCTTGCTCGATGGCGGCGTGGCACCAAACGACCCTCGCGCAAGGGAACTGGCGCAACGCTGGATGGCGATGGTCAACCGCGACACGGCGGCCAATCCGGTCCTGTTCGCCAAACTGAATGCGATGCACGAGCAGGAAGCCGCGGTGCAGGAGCGTACCGGGATCACGCCTGCCGTGATGGCTTTCGTGCAAGCGGCCTCCAAGGAGAACCAGCTGGCTGTCTTCGCTCGCTATCTGGATGAGGAAGAGCTGGCCTTCATGCGCGCCAACTTTGGCAAACGCGCCAGCGAGTGGCCGCCGCTGTTCGCCCGCGTGCGCACGGCGATGGATGCGGGATGTGCACCCGACTCGCCGGAAGGGCAGGCGCTGGCACGGGAGTGGTATGGCCTGTTCCGCTCGTTTGCGGGAGACGATCCGGCAACGCAACGCAAGATTCGCCAGGCGCTGGAGAACGAGCCGGCGCTGCAGGTGGGCGGGATGGTGGATGCGCGCATGCGCGGGTTTATCCGGGCGGGGCTGGAGTCCTTGCGGGCAAGTTAGCAGCTGTAACGAGGTCAAAAAAA from Massilia sp. Se16.2.3 carries:
- a CDS encoding MerR family transcriptional regulator, giving the protein MLLKIGELAKRTGLTVRTLHHYDDIKLLSPSARSDAGYRLYNEADLARLHRILALRGFGMALADIASYLTGTDLPLAAIVDRQIAVLSSQIDGASRLRMRLQRLRGQLADRQEPDPADWLTTLEQMTMYDNYFTKDELEQLPLYQRLDEVEGEWKALVAEVRGLLDGGVAPNDPRARELAQRWMAMVNRDTAANPVLFAKLNAMHEQEAAVQERTGITPAVMAFVQAASKENQLAVFARYLDEEELAFMRANFGKRASEWPPLFARVRTAMDAGCAPDSPEGQALAREWYGLFRSFAGDDPATQRKIRQALENEPALQVGGMVDARMRGFIRAGLESLRAS